Proteins found in one Miscanthus floridulus cultivar M001 chromosome 4, ASM1932011v1, whole genome shotgun sequence genomic segment:
- the LOC136550656 gene encoding probable protein arginine N-methyltransferase 1, whose product MDRRKGGNRDANGGLAEATASRLRFDSDEEAEEVGMEVEESLDAEGEDEQAATEVIGSEKTSADYYFDSYSHFGIHEEMLKDVVRTKTYQNVISQNSYLIKDKVVLDVGAGTGILSLFCAKAGAKHVYAIECSQMADMAKEIVKSNGYSDVITVIKGKVEEIELPVPKVDVIISEWMGYFLLFENMLNTVLYARDKWLVDGGVVLPDKTSLRLTAIEDAEYKEDKIEFWNNVYGFDMSCIKKQAMMEPLVDTVDANQIVTNCPLLKVFADERF is encoded by the exons ATGGATCGGCGCAAGGGCGGCAACCGCGACGCCAACGGCGGCCTGGCGGAGGCCACGGCGTCGCGGCTGAGGTTCGACTCCGACGAGGAGGCAGAAGAGGTGGGGATGGAGGTGGAAGAGAGCCTCGACGCGGAGGGGGAGGACGAGCAGGCGGCGACGGAGGTGATTGGAAGCGAAAAGACCAGCGCCGACTACTACTTCGACTCATACTCCCACTTCG GTATTCATGAA GAAATGCTAAAAGATGTCGTTCGGACAAAAACATATCAAAATGTTATCTCCCAGAACAGCTATCTTATCAAGGACAAAGTAGTCCTTGATGTTGGTGCTGGAACCGGAATTCTTTCACTTTTCTGTGCAAAAGCAGGAGCTAAACATGTCTATGCG ATTGAATGTTCCCAGATGGCAGACATGGCAAAGGAAATTGTGAAATCAAATGGATATTCTGATG TCATAACTGTAATAAAAGGAAAAGTGGAAGAAATAGAACTTCCAGTCCCAAAAGTAGATGTCATCATCTCGGAGTGGATGGGTTATTTCCTCCTGTTTGAGAATATGTTGAACACTGTCCTATATGCACGCGATAAATGGCTT GTTGATGGTGGTGTGGTCTTGCCAGACAAGACTTCTTTGCGTCTTACTGCGATTGAAGATGCAGAATATAAGGAAGACAAAATTGAAT TTTGGAATAATGTATATGGATTTGATATGAGCTGTATAAAGAAACAGGCGATGATGGAGCCACTGGTAGATACAGTGGATGCAAATCAGATTGTCACTAACTGCCCGTTACTGAAGGTATTTGCAGACGAACGATTTTGA